A part of Cotesia glomerata isolate CgM1 linkage group LG4, MPM_Cglom_v2.3, whole genome shotgun sequence genomic DNA contains:
- the LOC123263184 gene encoding GTP-binding protein 2 yields the protein MESFLALFDTEDVKSKKWDKFNGNTDVESMKTEDDLDLDCLPPEPEQGNIEYKLKLVNPSCQRFEHLVTQMKWRLKEGHGEAIYQIGVEDNGKLTGLSRDEMKASLKTLRDMASRLGATTRVLRERSAGPQSKLSPPPERRVAEVIVKKFRKGDREGQDITDLRLAVVGSQDAGKSTLLGVLTQGELDNGRGRARLNMLRHLHEIRSGRTSSISHEIIGFAQDGHVLNYAEMTTAEEICEHASKVVTFIDLAGHRKYLRTTLLGLMGYSPHHVMLVVAPPLNEAAQEHMALCLALRLPFFIVVTKIDLGFSKRLTLEQLEGAVRAQGCTMPLQVVKNTGNFRNERWDGKIPVFCVSSVSGVGLEDLTMFIRDLPAEPSDLETETGTCLFQIDETFKVAGLPDPVLGGLMVKGSIAPGSRLLVGPLPDGEFSHVRVVSLHRNKAPCCLVRASQSASLTLEGLEDALPHLRPGMVLVSSADHPHATVFFQATVFVVYHAKGIFPGFQATVHVGNVRQTCVMEGIMDVKEDGLQTNDTASVLFRFVSHPEYLHVGMRLLFREGKTKGIGKITQVFPLIGSQNRP from the exons ATGGAATCATTTCTGGCACTTTTTGACACTGAGGACGTAAAGTCCAAAAAATGGGACAAGTTTAATGGAAACACTGACGTGGAAAGTATGAAAACCGAAGACGACTTAGACTTGGACTGTCTGCCTCCAGAACCCGAGCAGGGGAATATTGAGTATAAATTGAAGTTAGTTAATCCCTCGTGCCAGCGGTTCGAGCACCTTGTTACGCAGATGAAGTGGCGGCTCAAGGAAGGACATGGTGAAGCTATTTATCAAATTG GCGTTGAAGACAACGGCAAACTAACAGGCCTGTCCCGAGACGAAATGAAAGCTTCCTTAAAAACCCTGCGAGACATGGCGTCGCGCCTTGGCGCGACGACCCGAGTGCTCCGCGAGCGCTCTGCCGGGCCTCAATCAAAGCTCTCACCTCCCCCGGAGCGGCGAGTCGCAGAAGTGATAGTAAAAAAGTTTCGCAAAGGCGATAGAGAGGGCCAGGACATAACTGACCTTCGCTTAGCAGTCGTAGGCTCTCAAGACGCGGGTAAGTCAACGCTCCTAGGAGTCCTGACCCAAGGAGAGCTTGACAACGGGCGCGGAAGGGCGAGACTTAACATGCTGCGCCATCTACACGAGATCCGCAGCGGCAGAACTTCCTCGATCTCCCACGAGATCATTGGCTTTGCTCAGGACGGTCATGTGTTAAATTACGCGGAAATGACAACCGCGGAGGAAATTTGCGAACATGCTAGTAAAGTAGTGACCTTCATTGACCTCGCAGGGCACCGGAAGTATCTCAGGACAACGCTATTGGGTCTGATGGGGTACTCTCCTCATCATGTGATGCTAGTAGTAGCTCCGCCCCTTAATGAAGCTGCCCAGGAGCACATGGCGCTGTGTCTCGCTCTCAGGCTGCCGTTTTTTATCGTTGTTACTAAAATCGACCTTGGGTTCTCCAAACGGCTGACTTTGGAACAGCTAGAGGGCGCTGTCAGGGCTCAAGGATGTACCATGCCTCTGCAAGTGGTGAAAAATACTGGGAACTTCAGGAATGAGAGGTGGGACGGGAAAATTCCCGTGTTTTGTGTTAGCAGTGTTTCTGGAGTGGGATTGGAGGATCTTACGATGTTTATTAGGGATCTCCCCGCGGAACCTTCGGATCTGGAGACTGAGACTGGAACTTGCTTGTTTCAAATCGACGAGACTTTTAAG gTGGCGGGTCTGCCGGATCCAGTTCTTGGAGGTCTAATGGTCAAAGGTAGCATCGCTCCAGGATCTCGGCTTCTAGTCGGACCACTGCCTGACGGCGAGTTCTCGCACGTCCGCGTGGTAAGCCTGCACCGGAATAAAGCCCCCTGCTGCCTAGTAAGAGCCTCGCAGAGCGCGAGTCTCACCCTAGAGGGCCTAGAAGACGCACTACCGCATCTAAGGCCCGGAATGGTTCTCGTCTCAAGCGCGGACCATCCCCACGCTACTGTCTTCTTCCAG GCGACAGTTTTCGTGGTTTACCACGCAAAAGGGATTTTCCCGGGTTTTCAAGCGACAGTGCACGTCGGCAACGTCCGACAAACTTGTGTAATGGAGGGAATCATGGACGTGAAAGAAGACGGGCTCCAGACAAATGACACCGCATCGGTCCTGTTCCGGTTCGTGAGTCACCCGGAGTACCTCCACGTCGGGATGCGGCTTCTCTTCCGCGAGGGCAAGACCAAGGGGATCGGTAAAATCACTCAGGTATTTCCGCTCATTGGATCTCAGAATCGACCTTAa
- the LOC123264419 gene encoding protein TAPT1 homolog: protein MATENDKVVNNNYHNNNIHFKIVNKNSEQEGGDVIMDKKHIRFRKSFNYDNDDDDDDYCGVGDNSRVQGLKIANGEDARGGDDLVDGHDQGQISGEERKESHIRNGGSFFDFIKTELTRGYELENDEERFSARREKIYSFIKIPREVEKFMTYGFLQCADSFLFVYTFLPLRFLMAVWAIISKFLGYCFGVKSTRKSERFLRPAEICDLLKGIVVISCCVATTHFDTSIIYHRVKSQSVIKLYIFYNMLEVGDRLFSAIGQDTIDALLWTATEPQSRSRRHQHLGTISHLLFTVGYVILHSILVLVQAATLNVAINSSNKALLTIVLANNFVELKGAVFKKFDKNNLFQVACSDVRERFHLLTLLVVVSLQTMREYAWKIDRLYILLPDCFALLAAEVVVDWIKHAFITRFNELHSTVYRDYTLSLAYDMAQTRQKTAFSDPSDLVARRMGFIPLPLGVAMSKVLFSTLSATSRPSNMILFLLGYLILFALRILNSLILLGRACDLIASHSAETSDKFEKTRKNNVFNRTLSVDHTNIYFRKHGAEFSPVPLIVLNDKDPKSGVAILSNSATSLTSVCFNDSLNADKKSCEASLSCNDVNQEIKPVARAESEPLLP from the exons ATGGCCACGGAAAATGACAAggttgttaataataattatcacaaTAATAACATTCACTTTAAAATAGTAAACAAAAATAGTGAGCAAGAAGGTGGTGATGTCATCATGGACAAAAAACATATCAGGTTCAGAAAGTcttttaattatgataatgatgatgatgatgatgattattgTGGGGTTGGTGATAATTCTCGGGTTCAGGGGCTCAAGATAGCTAATGGTGAGGATGCTAGAGGTGGTGATGACCTGGTTGATGGTCATGATCAAGGACAGATTAGTGGGGAAGAAAGGAAAGAAAGTCATATTAGAAatg gtggatcattttttgattttattaaaacggAGCTAACAAGAGGTTATGAGTTAGAAAATGATGAAGAAAGATTTTCTGCaagaagagaaaaaatatattcttttattaaaattcctagagaagttgaaaaatttatgacttaTGGATTTCTTcag tgcgcagattcatttttatttgtctataCATTTCTACCTCTCCGCTTCCTAATGGCAGTCTGGGcgataatttcaaaattcctcGGCTACTGTTTTGG agttAAATCTACGCGAAAATCCGAGCGATTTTTGCGACCAGCGGAGATCTGCGACCTCCTAAAGGGAATCGTGGTGATAAGCTGCTGCGTTGCGACAACCCACTTCGACACCTCAATAATCTACCACAGGGTGAAGAGTCAGAGTGTAATAAAGCTGTACATCTTCTACAACATGCTGGAGGTCGGAGACCGGCTCTTTAGCGCTATCGGTCAGGACACGATAGATGCGCTGCTCTGGACTGCGACCGAGCCGCAGTCGAGGTCCCGCCGGCATCAGCATCTCGGGACTATTTCACATTTATTGTTCACTGTTGGTTATGTCA tATTACATAGTATATTAGTCCTAGTCCAAGCAGCGACATTAAACGTCGCTATTAATAGCAGTAATAAGGCGTTGCTAACAATTGTTTTAGCTAACAAT tttGTTGAATTAAAAGGAGCagtgttcaaaaaatttgacaagAACAATTTGTTCCAAGTAGCCTGTTCCGACGTAAGAGAGCGCTTTCACCTCCTGACGCTCCTGGTAGTGGTGAGTCTTCAAACAATGCGGGAGTACGCTTGGAAAATTGACCggctttatatattattgcCAGATTGTTTTGCACTACTCGCTGCGGAAGTAGTCGTTGATTGG ATAAAACACGCCTTCATAACGCGGTTCAACGAGCTGCACTCGACAGTTTACAGAGACTACACCTTGAGCTTGGCCTACGACATGGCTCAAACGCGGCAAAAAACGGCATTTTCGGACCCCTCGGACTTAGTGGCGCGTCGGATGGGCTTCATTCCGCTGCCGCTAGGTGTCGCGATGAGCAAAGTCCTGTTCTCGACTTTGTCAGCGACCTCTAGGCCGTCGAACATGATCCTGTTCCTGCTGGGGTACTTGATCCTGTTCGCATTAAGGATCCTCAACAGCCTGATCCTCCTGGGGCGGGCTTGCGACCTGATCGCCTCCCACTCCGCGGAAACCAGCGACAAGTTCGAGAAGACAAGGAAGAACAACGTCTTCAACAGGACACTCAGTGTCGATCACACCAACATATACTTCCGAAAACACGGCGCGGAATTTTCTCCCGTGCCGTTGATTGTCTTGAATGACAAAGATCCCAAGTCCGGCGTCGCCATCTTGTCTAACAGCGCCACCAGCTTGACCAGCGTCTGCTTCAACGACTCTCTAAATGCCGACAAGAAGTCCTGCGAGGCCTCTTTGTCCTGCAATGATGTTAATCAAGAGATAAAACCTGTGGCTCGCGCTGAAAGCGAGCCGCTGTTGCCTTAA
- the LOC123264420 gene encoding probable protein phosphatase 2C T23F11.1 encodes MGQTLSEPVTTKQSACCRDENYLVGSSSMQGWRVKMEDCHVHILSLPEDPGTAFFAVYDGHGGATMSQHAGKHLHDYIVKTPEYKQGKIVEAMEQGFLQLDEAMQADTVLRAERAGTTVIAILIKDNVLYSANAGDSRAIASVNGYLVELSRDHKPTLEDERKRIEAAGGWVEFNRVNGHLALSRALGDFKFKWNNTKTAEEQIVTAFPEVQKFEINKDWEFIVLACDGIWDVMTSHEVVDFIRNYIATQYSVDEDSHPRSRDSSIEDYSEDSDKGGKKNLEKATVDPELICEELLNHCLAPDALMGTGCDNMTAIVVCLLHGKPVSDLILRCQRKSHDTENLLHINSEQEAINNKDAD; translated from the exons atggGGCAAACTTTAAGCGAGCCAGTGACAACAAAACAATCAGCATGTTGCCGGGATGAAAATTACCTGGTGGGCAGTTCAAGCATGCAAGGATGGAGGGTCAAGATGGAGGATTGCCATGTTCATATTCTGTCGCTTCCTGAAGACCCTGGGACTGCTTTCTTTGCCGTCTACGACGGCCATGGTG gaGCGACAATGTCCCAGCATGCCGGGAAACATTTACATGATTACATTGTGAAGACTCCGGAGTACAAACAAGGAAAAATAGTAGAAGCTATGGAACAAGGATTTTTGCAACTGGATGAAGCTATGCAAGCAGACACAGTTTTAAGAGCCGAACGTGCTGGGACTACAGTTATTGCAATTCTTATTAAGGATAATGTACTTTATAGT gcaAACGCTGGAGATAGCAGAGCAATAGCCTCCGTAAACGGCTACCTAGTTGAGCTGAGCCGTGACCACAAACCCACATTGGAGGACGAGCGGAAGAGAATCGAAGCCGCGGGTGGTTGGGTGGAATTCAACCGCGTAAATGGTCACCTCGCGCTTTCTCGCGCTCTGGGTGACTTTAAATTCAAATGGAACAATACTAAGACTGCCGAAGAACAAATAGTTacag catttCCTGAagtacaaaaatttgaaataaataaagattggGAATTTATTGTCCTTGCCTGTGACGGAATTTGGGACGTAATGACCAGTCACGAGGTAGTAGACTTTATCAGGAACTATATAGCGACTCAATATAGCGTTGACGAGGACTCGCATCCTCGGAGTCGCGATTCTAGTATCGAAGACTATTCGGAAGATTCGGACAAAGGAGGGaagaaaaatttggaaaaagcTACTGTAGACCCGGAGTTAATTTGCGAGGAGCTGTTGAACCATTGTTTGGCTCCTGACGCACTCATGGGAACTGGCTGCGATAATATGACGGCTATTGTCGTCTGTTTGCTCCATGGAAAGCCTGTTTCTGATTTGATACTTCGCTGTCAGAGGAAAAGCCATGACACGGAAAATTTATTACATATCAATAG tgaacaagaagcaataaacaataaagatgcagattaa
- the LOC123264421 gene encoding ADP-ribosylation factor GTPase-activating protein 2 isoform X1 — MAESSPTKTEIEEVFKRLRAISSNKTCFDCNAKNPAWCSVTYGVFLCIDCSAIHRSLGVHLTFVRSSQLDTNWTWQQLRNMQLGGNAHARSFFSSHNCTSTDAQQKYKSRTAMQYREKLAQASNQAMKRYGTKVIITAYDIKMLHIDESESNKCQEKDKEEVDFFTEHESFEKLNNMAAPSLKMAAPTIEPVKEKDKDKDVDLLINSMGPTVKLSEGSGGGSFKSTIGGRKVQQKRPGLGKKAGGMGAQRVTTNFDELEKSVAESQAAVIKEPETEEDQSEANSRLAYKMEQNLTEQAKLVNERAKKMDPKKASQAERLGMGFGSRSGASHSAFSDMKVITQESTNTRKESKFSLRDEPETEAPSVRIVNDLDDFFSAISTPYSSKSSYKSTEEVVVISEPEPPKRGPRVKPEVKHLASGDGEAQRKFGEAKAISSDQYFRDGNNDDAWERKSNLRRFEGSSSISSSDYFGSNQISPTGSYSPGSLSMSSIAARTGSVDLEDVRESVRQGVNKVAGKISSLANAAVNSLQDRYF, encoded by the exons ATGGCAGAATCATCTCCAACAAAAACCGAAATTGAGGAAGTTTTTAAACGTTTGCGTGCTATTTCTTCAAACAAA acaTGCTTTGACTGCAATGCAAAAAACCCAGCTTGGTGCAGTGTCACGTACGGAGTATTTCTGTGCATTGATTGCTCCGCAATCCACCGAAGCTTGGGAGTTCACTTAACATTTGTAAGATCTTCTCAATTAGACACTAATTGGACATGGCAACAATTGCGGAATATGCAATTGGGAGGAAATGCTCACGCA agatcatttttttcatcacacAATTGTACAAGCACAGACGCCCAACAAAAATACAAATCCCGTACCGCGATGCAGTACCGGGAAAAACTTGCTCAAGCTTCCAATCAAGCAATGAAACGTTACGGTACCaag GTTATAATTACAGCGTATGACATTAAAATg ctgCATATTGATGAAAGCGAATCGAATAAATGCCAAGAAAAAGACAAAGAAGAGGTTGATTTTTTCACCGAGCACGAATCTTTCGAAAAGCTGAACAATATGGCGGCTCCCAGCCTCAAAATGGCGGCTCCTACGATAGAGCCGGTGAAAGAGAAGGACAAGGATAAAGatgttgatttattaattaattctatgGGACCTACTGTTAAATTATCGGAAGGATCTGGAGGTGGTAGTTTTAAATCGACTATTGGAGGACGGAAAGTTCAGCAGAAGAGACCTGgg ttagGAAAGAAAGCTGGAGGAATGGGAGCCCAGAGAGTGACGACAAACTTTGACGAGCTGGAAAAATCAGTCGCCGAGTCCCAGGCGGCTGTTATTAAGGAACCGGAAACAGAAGAGGACCAATCAGAAGCTAACAGCCGGTTGGCTTACAAGATGGAGCAGAATCTTACGGAACAGGCGAAGCTCGTGAATGAGCGTGCTAAAAAAATGGACCCTAAGAAGGCTAGCCAGGCGGAGCGCCTTGGGATGGGATTCGGCTCGCGCAG cGGAGCGAGTCACTCTGCGTTCAGTGACATGAAAGTAATCACCCAGGAGTCAACCAACACTCGCAAGGAGTCCAAGTTCTCTTTAAGAGACGAGCCAGAGACGGAAGCGCCCTCTGTGAGGATCGTCAACGATTTAGACGATTTTTTCTCGGCGATAAGCACGCCGTACTCCTCAAAGTCTTCCTACAAGTCGACCGAGGAGGTCGTTGTGATCAGCGAGCCCGAGCCGCCTAAGAGAGGTCCGAGGGTCAAGCCGGAAGTCAAGCACTTGGCCAGCGGGGACGGAGAAGCCCAAAGAAAATTCGGGGAAGCCAAGGCGATCAGTTCGGATCAATATTTCCGCGATGGTAACAACGACGATGCG tgGGAACGCAAGAGCAATTTAAGGAGATTCGAGGGCTCCTCATCGATCTCTTCCTCCGATTACTTTGGGAGCAATCAAATTTCTCCGACTGGCTCGTACTCACCGGGGTCACTTTCGATGAGCAGCATCGCCGCTAGAACCGGCTCCGTTGATCTTGAGGATGTTCGCGAGTCAGTGCGTCAAGGTGTGAATAAAGTTGCTGGAAAAATTAGTTCTCTGGCAAATGCAGCGGTAAATTCACTACAGGatcgttatttttaa
- the LOC123264421 gene encoding ADP-ribosylation factor GTPase-activating protein 2 isoform X2 — MAESSPTKTEIEEVFKRLRAISSNKTCFDCNAKNPAWCSVTYGVFLCIDCSAIHRSLGVHLTFVRSSQLDTNWTWQQLRNMQLGGNAHARSFFSSHNCTSTDAQQKYKSRTAMQYREKLAQASNQAMKRYGTKLHIDESESNKCQEKDKEEVDFFTEHESFEKLNNMAAPSLKMAAPTIEPVKEKDKDKDVDLLINSMGPTVKLSEGSGGGSFKSTIGGRKVQQKRPGLGKKAGGMGAQRVTTNFDELEKSVAESQAAVIKEPETEEDQSEANSRLAYKMEQNLTEQAKLVNERAKKMDPKKASQAERLGMGFGSRSGASHSAFSDMKVITQESTNTRKESKFSLRDEPETEAPSVRIVNDLDDFFSAISTPYSSKSSYKSTEEVVVISEPEPPKRGPRVKPEVKHLASGDGEAQRKFGEAKAISSDQYFRDGNNDDAWERKSNLRRFEGSSSISSSDYFGSNQISPTGSYSPGSLSMSSIAARTGSVDLEDVRESVRQGVNKVAGKISSLANAAVNSLQDRYF, encoded by the exons ATGGCAGAATCATCTCCAACAAAAACCGAAATTGAGGAAGTTTTTAAACGTTTGCGTGCTATTTCTTCAAACAAA acaTGCTTTGACTGCAATGCAAAAAACCCAGCTTGGTGCAGTGTCACGTACGGAGTATTTCTGTGCATTGATTGCTCCGCAATCCACCGAAGCTTGGGAGTTCACTTAACATTTGTAAGATCTTCTCAATTAGACACTAATTGGACATGGCAACAATTGCGGAATATGCAATTGGGAGGAAATGCTCACGCA agatcatttttttcatcacacAATTGTACAAGCACAGACGCCCAACAAAAATACAAATCCCGTACCGCGATGCAGTACCGGGAAAAACTTGCTCAAGCTTCCAATCAAGCAATGAAACGTTACGGTACCaag ctgCATATTGATGAAAGCGAATCGAATAAATGCCAAGAAAAAGACAAAGAAGAGGTTGATTTTTTCACCGAGCACGAATCTTTCGAAAAGCTGAACAATATGGCGGCTCCCAGCCTCAAAATGGCGGCTCCTACGATAGAGCCGGTGAAAGAGAAGGACAAGGATAAAGatgttgatttattaattaattctatgGGACCTACTGTTAAATTATCGGAAGGATCTGGAGGTGGTAGTTTTAAATCGACTATTGGAGGACGGAAAGTTCAGCAGAAGAGACCTGgg ttagGAAAGAAAGCTGGAGGAATGGGAGCCCAGAGAGTGACGACAAACTTTGACGAGCTGGAAAAATCAGTCGCCGAGTCCCAGGCGGCTGTTATTAAGGAACCGGAAACAGAAGAGGACCAATCAGAAGCTAACAGCCGGTTGGCTTACAAGATGGAGCAGAATCTTACGGAACAGGCGAAGCTCGTGAATGAGCGTGCTAAAAAAATGGACCCTAAGAAGGCTAGCCAGGCGGAGCGCCTTGGGATGGGATTCGGCTCGCGCAG cGGAGCGAGTCACTCTGCGTTCAGTGACATGAAAGTAATCACCCAGGAGTCAACCAACACTCGCAAGGAGTCCAAGTTCTCTTTAAGAGACGAGCCAGAGACGGAAGCGCCCTCTGTGAGGATCGTCAACGATTTAGACGATTTTTTCTCGGCGATAAGCACGCCGTACTCCTCAAAGTCTTCCTACAAGTCGACCGAGGAGGTCGTTGTGATCAGCGAGCCCGAGCCGCCTAAGAGAGGTCCGAGGGTCAAGCCGGAAGTCAAGCACTTGGCCAGCGGGGACGGAGAAGCCCAAAGAAAATTCGGGGAAGCCAAGGCGATCAGTTCGGATCAATATTTCCGCGATGGTAACAACGACGATGCG tgGGAACGCAAGAGCAATTTAAGGAGATTCGAGGGCTCCTCATCGATCTCTTCCTCCGATTACTTTGGGAGCAATCAAATTTCTCCGACTGGCTCGTACTCACCGGGGTCACTTTCGATGAGCAGCATCGCCGCTAGAACCGGCTCCGTTGATCTTGAGGATGTTCGCGAGTCAGTGCGTCAAGGTGTGAATAAAGTTGCTGGAAAAATTAGTTCTCTGGCAAATGCAGCGGTAAATTCACTACAGGatcgttatttttaa